The Sulfurihydrogenibium sp. YO3AOP1 genome has a window encoding:
- a CDS encoding ATP-dependent Clp protease ATP-binding subunit, translating into MFSENLLERKAKNLLEQAKSIAFKNNDSMVDTDHLLLALISKDDSPLLKILEKRGIDKKALKENITSYLNDIYSQINKAVEDYSNYLKNLQSQLTQARNQALEIYKELRNVKAQKERLKRDLSYEREFFFGGGSRLELERLTIYEKQLESNLNSLKSQLAQLTDSNTADKFLSGDINLLSFLYKIIENHSLIKQIEDLGFSKDRFVEKIIENVTGSKTSKVYSSKLIKVLENAEKIAFNSGSNTVGIVHIATSLVDSKDTIAGKILDEILNFEKKEGGKKAMDEKNIQQEMAEEEKSALERFTVDLTKLAKEGKLDPVIGREREIQQVIEILLRRTKNNPVLIGEAGVGKTAIVEGLAQKIVNKEVPEELQNKKVLSLDLGGLVAGTKYRGEFEERMKSLIDELKKDPNIILFIDELHTIVGAGKGEGASDAGQLLKPALARGEIRVIGATTLDEYRKYIEKDPALERRFQPVYVEEPDIDTTIEILKALRPKLEKHHNVKISDKAIEAAAKLTGRYIPARKFPDKAIDALDQACARKKLKLVYASPEVIELERKIKMLDEQIIQASLDGDYEKEAKLKIEKANLEKQLKDLKTKSSNERTKLEELQRQLEEIEKQIEFYSQKGDYEKEAEYKIKKAQIEKEIKALQQKLAESVVVTEDDVAEVIAEWTGIPISKMKEEEMERLLHLEEEMHKRLIDQEHAVKLVAEAIRRARAGLSDPRKPLASFMFLGPTGVGKTELAKTLAELLFDDEDALIRLDMSEFKEEHSIAKLIGAPPGYVGYEEGGKLTEAVRRRPYSVILLDEIEKAHPRVFDLFLQVLDDGRLTDSQGRTVNFRNTVIIMTSNIGSQYLTLIPVDAPEEVIEKEFEIAKKRVLEEVKNYFRPEFLNRIDEIIVFKPLFKKDIIQIIDLMVNALNKRLHDRNIKVELTDKAKEVLMKLGYDPLYGARPMRRAIQKYLETPLSEKILRREVKEGDTVIVDADETGENLVFTVKQS; encoded by the coding sequence ATGTTTAGTGAAAATTTATTAGAAAGAAAAGCAAAAAATTTGTTAGAACAGGCTAAAAGTATCGCATTTAAAAACAATGACTCAATGGTTGATACAGACCATTTACTTTTGGCGTTAATATCTAAAGATGATTCACCACTTTTAAAGATTCTTGAAAAGAGAGGTATTGATAAGAAAGCTTTAAAAGAGAATATTACATCATACTTAAATGACATTTACTCTCAAATAAATAAAGCTGTAGAGGACTATTCAAATTATTTAAAGAATTTACAATCCCAGTTAACACAAGCAAGAAATCAAGCTCTTGAAATATACAAAGAGCTTAGAAATGTAAAGGCTCAAAAAGAGAGATTAAAAAGAGATTTATCTTATGAAAGGGAATTTTTCTTTGGTGGTGGAAGTAGGTTAGAGCTTGAAAGATTGACCATATACGAAAAACAGCTTGAGTCTAATTTAAACTCATTAAAATCTCAATTAGCTCAGCTAACGGATTCTAACACTGCTGATAAATTTTTATCCGGTGATATAAATCTTTTGTCATTCCTATATAAGATTATAGAAAACCATTCATTAATCAAACAAATCGAAGACCTTGGATTTTCTAAGGATAGATTTGTAGAAAAAATCATTGAAAATGTCACAGGCTCAAAAACTTCAAAAGTATATTCATCAAAGCTTATTAAAGTTTTAGAAAATGCTGAAAAAATTGCATTTAACAGTGGCTCTAATACAGTTGGCATTGTTCATATAGCAACATCTTTGGTAGATAGTAAAGACACAATAGCTGGTAAAATTTTAGATGAAATATTAAATTTTGAGAAAAAAGAAGGAGGAAAGAAAGCAATGGACGAGAAAAATATTCAGCAAGAAATGGCAGAAGAGGAAAAATCTGCATTAGAGAGATTTACTGTTGATTTAACAAAATTAGCAAAAGAAGGAAAATTAGACCCGGTAATTGGAAGAGAGAGAGAAATTCAACAAGTTATAGAAATCTTACTCAGAAGAACTAAAAACAACCCAGTATTGATTGGAGAGGCTGGAGTTGGTAAAACAGCTATTGTAGAAGGTTTAGCACAAAAAATAGTAAACAAAGAAGTTCCGGAGGAGCTTCAAAATAAAAAGGTGTTATCTCTTGACCTTGGCGGTCTTGTTGCAGGCACAAAGTACAGAGGTGAATTTGAAGAGAGAATGAAATCTCTTATCGATGAGCTAAAAAAAGACCCTAACATCATACTATTTATAGACGAATTACACACAATCGTTGGAGCGGGTAAAGGAGAAGGCGCTTCTGATGCAGGACAACTTCTAAAACCAGCCCTTGCAAGAGGAGAAATTAGAGTTATAGGTGCAACGACACTTGACGAGTACAGAAAATATATAGAAAAAGACCCAGCATTAGAAAGAAGATTTCAGCCTGTATATGTAGAAGAGCCGGATATTGATACAACAATAGAAATACTAAAAGCTTTAAGACCAAAACTTGAAAAACATCACAACGTAAAAATAAGTGATAAAGCAATAGAAGCAGCAGCAAAATTAACCGGCAGATACATACCGGCAAGAAAATTCCCGGATAAAGCGATTGATGCCCTTGACCAAGCATGTGCAAGAAAAAAACTAAAGCTTGTCTATGCATCTCCAGAAGTTATTGAACTTGAAAGAAAAATCAAAATGTTAGACGAACAGATAATACAGGCTTCCTTAGATGGAGATTATGAGAAAGAAGCAAAACTAAAAATAGAAAAAGCAAATCTTGAAAAACAACTTAAAGATTTAAAAACTAAATCTTCAAACGAAAGAACAAAACTTGAAGAATTACAAAGACAGCTTGAAGAAATTGAAAAGCAGATAGAGTTCTACAGCCAAAAAGGCGATTATGAAAAAGAAGCTGAATACAAGATTAAAAAAGCTCAAATAGAAAAAGAGATAAAAGCTCTACAACAAAAACTTGCTGAGTCTGTAGTTGTTACAGAAGATGATGTTGCAGAAGTTATAGCAGAATGGACCGGAATTCCTATATCTAAGATGAAAGAAGAAGAGATGGAAAGACTGCTTCACTTAGAAGAAGAAATGCATAAACGTTTAATAGACCAAGAACATGCAGTTAAACTAGTTGCAGAAGCTATTAGAAGAGCAAGAGCAGGATTATCAGACCCAAGAAAACCACTTGCATCATTTATGTTCTTAGGACCAACAGGTGTAGGTAAAACAGAGCTTGCAAAAACATTAGCAGAACTTTTATTTGACGATGAAGATGCGTTAATCAGATTAGATATGTCAGAATTTAAAGAAGAGCATTCTATTGCAAAATTAATCGGTGCACCTCCAGGATACGTAGGATATGAAGAAGGTGGAAAGCTTACAGAAGCAGTAAGAAGAAGACCCTACAGTGTTATTCTACTTGACGAGATAGAAAAAGCTCATCCAAGAGTATTTGACTTATTCTTACAAGTACTTGATGATGGAAGACTTACAGACTCTCAAGGTAGAACTGTAAACTTTAGAAACACTGTAATCATAATGACTTCTAACATCGGTAGCCAATACTTAACACTTATACCGGTAGATGCTCCGGAAGAGGTTATTGAGAAAGAGTTTGAAATCGCTAAGAAGAGAGTTCTTGAAGAAGTTAAAAACTACTTCAGACCAGAATTTTTAAACAGAATAGATGAAATAATTGTATTTAAGCCATTATTCAAGAAAGATATCATACAAATAATAGACTTAATGGTAAATGCTCTTAATAAGAGATTGCATGATAGAAATATTAAAGTTGAGCTTACAGATAAGGCTAAAGAAGTATTGATGAAGCTTGGTTATGACCCACTTTATGGTGCAAGACCTATGAGAAGAGCTATACAAAAATACCTTGAAACACCATTATCAGAAAAAATACTTAGAAGAGAAGTTAAAGAAGGCGACACCGTTATAGTAGATGCTGATGAAACCGGTGAAAATTTAGTATTTACTGTAAAACAAAGTTAG
- the xth gene encoding exodeoxyribonuclease III, translating to MKICTFNVNSIKARKDLVIEWLNHRNNDIDVLCFQEIKVEDKNFPSEDFKKLGYVYQDISGQKGYNGVATLSKLEISHYQKGLNHEYFDVQKRVLIDKIIEKEIFVINTYAPHGDLRGGEKYYYKLDWYKHFINFLKENFDFENQKIMLLGDLNIALEDIDVYDPVLLTDSIGTMPEERELLRQLLNLGLIDTFRYLYPNKQQFTWWDYIGGAIWRNEGMRIDYILVSKPFLQYVKNVEVDLWPRRRRSPKPSDHAPVILDLEI from the coding sequence ATGAAAATTTGTACGTTTAATGTTAATTCTATAAAAGCACGAAAAGATTTGGTTATTGAATGGTTAAATCATAGAAACAACGATATAGATGTTTTATGTTTTCAAGAGATTAAGGTAGAAGATAAAAACTTTCCTTCTGAAGATTTTAAAAAGCTTGGTTATGTATATCAAGATATTTCTGGACAAAAAGGATATAACGGAGTTGCTACTTTATCTAAGCTTGAAATTTCTCATTATCAAAAAGGTTTAAATCACGAATACTTTGATGTTCAAAAAAGGGTTTTAATTGATAAAATCATAGAAAAGGAAATTTTTGTGATTAACACATATGCTCCACATGGAGATTTGAGAGGTGGAGAGAAATATTATTACAAATTGGATTGGTATAAGCATTTTATTAACTTTCTAAAGGAAAATTTTGATTTTGAAAATCAAAAGATAATGTTACTTGGAGACTTGAATATTGCATTAGAAGATATAGATGTTTACGACCCTGTACTACTGACAGATTCAATCGGAACCATGCCGGAAGAACGAGAACTTTTAAGACAGCTTTTAAATCTTGGCTTGATAGATACATTTAGATACTTATATCCAAACAAGCAACAATTTACATGGTGGGATTATATAGGTGGTGCTATTTGGAGAAATGAAGGAATGAGAATAGATTACATATTAGTATCAAAACCGTTTTTGCAGTATGTAAAAAATGTTGAAGTTGATTTGTGGCCAAGAAGAAGAAGGTCGCCAAAACCTTCTGACCATGCTCCTGTAATCTTAGATCTTGAAATATAA